From Enterococcus mundtii, the proteins below share one genomic window:
- the lspA gene encoding signal peptidase II, whose protein sequence is MLAIYWIISALIIGLDQWVKWLIVDNFALGETKSVIPGILSLNHIRNFGAAWSLLEGKMWFFTVVTIIAVVVILTLMIKNRSNGNRWFMIGLTLILAGAIGNFIDRVRLGYVIDMFQTDFMNFPIFNVADISLVIGVICVLIYIILDEKDQRKK, encoded by the coding sequence TTGTTAGCGATATATTGGATTATAAGTGCGTTGATCATCGGATTAGATCAATGGGTAAAATGGTTGATCGTCGATAACTTTGCTTTAGGAGAAACGAAATCAGTGATTCCAGGGATCTTGTCCTTGAATCATATCCGTAATTTCGGAGCAGCTTGGAGTTTACTAGAAGGAAAAATGTGGTTTTTTACTGTCGTGACGATCATCGCAGTTGTAGTGATCTTGACGTTGATGATCAAAAATCGCAGCAACGGAAATCGTTGGTTCATGATCGGTCTGACATTGATTCTAGCAGGAGCAATCGGTAACTTTATCGATCGTGTTCGTTTAGGTTATGTGATCGATATGTTCCAAACTGATTTCATGAATTTCCCGATTTTTAATGTGGCAGACATTTCTCTAGTAATCGGTGTGATCTGCGTATTGATTTATATTATTTTAGATGAAAAGGACCAACGAAAAAAATGA
- a CDS encoding RluA family pseudouridine synthase — MTQLKATIKEEKGRIDKVLTALFADHSRSQVQQWLKDGAVSVNGEPVKANYKVKSADAIIVEVPEPEELEIVAEDLPIEIVYEDDDVAVVNKPQGMVVHPSAGHAQGTLVNALMYHMKNLSSINGVIRPGIVHRIDKDTSGLLMIAKNDQAHEALAQQLKDKTSLRKYIALVHGVIPHEKGTINAPIGRSKVDRKIQAIREDGKPAVTHFTVLERFENFTLVELQLETGRTHQIRVHMKYIGYPLAGDPVYGPKKTLKGNGQFLHAKLLGFTHPQTNERMTFEAPLPEVFEKTLEKLRKDIAF; from the coding sequence ATGACACAATTAAAAGCAACTATCAAAGAAGAAAAAGGCCGGATCGATAAAGTTCTGACAGCATTATTTGCGGATCATAGTCGTTCACAAGTCCAACAATGGTTAAAAGACGGTGCCGTTTCCGTAAATGGTGAACCAGTAAAAGCGAATTACAAAGTAAAATCGGCGGATGCGATCATCGTTGAAGTACCAGAGCCTGAAGAACTTGAGATCGTAGCAGAAGACTTACCAATAGAAATCGTCTATGAAGATGACGACGTAGCTGTGGTCAATAAACCACAAGGCATGGTCGTTCATCCTTCTGCTGGTCATGCCCAAGGAACACTAGTCAATGCGTTGATGTACCATATGAAAAATCTTTCATCGATTAATGGCGTGATCCGTCCAGGGATCGTCCATCGAATCGATAAAGACACGTCTGGATTATTGATGATCGCCAAAAATGATCAAGCCCATGAAGCGTTGGCACAGCAATTGAAAGATAAAACTTCCCTAAGAAAATACATTGCTTTAGTCCATGGCGTCATTCCACATGAAAAAGGGACGATCAATGCACCTATCGGCCGCTCAAAAGTCGATCGAAAAATACAAGCCATCCGTGAAGATGGCAAACCAGCTGTGACGCATTTTACTGTACTAGAACGTTTTGAGAATTTTACTTTAGTAGAATTACAATTAGAGACAGGGCGCACGCACCAGATCCGTGTGCATATGAAGTATATTGGTTATCCTTTAGCAGGTGATCCCGTATATGGACCAAAGAAAACTCTCAAAGGCAATGGCCAATTTTTACATGCGAAATTATTAGGTTTCACTCATCCTCAAACAAATGAACGAATGACCTTTGAGGCACCATTGCCAGAAGTTTTTGAAAAAACTTTAGAGAAGTTGAGAAAAGATATTGCTTTTTAA
- the pyrR gene encoding bifunctional pyr operon transcriptional regulator/uracil phosphoribosyltransferase PyrR yields the protein MQAKEVVDQVTMKRALTRITYEIIERNQSIEEIVLVGIKTRGIYIAARIAERLKQLENIEVPVGELDITLYRDDKKEIAQEPELHSSDIPVSLEGKEVILIDDVLYTGRTIRAAMDAVMDFGRPRKISLAVLVDRGHRELPIRADYVGKNIPTAKKEEILVEMQELDGQDRIMILNEEK from the coding sequence ATGCAAGCAAAAGAAGTAGTGGATCAAGTAACGATGAAACGAGCGCTAACACGTATCACTTACGAAATCATCGAAAGAAATCAAAGTATCGAAGAGATCGTTTTAGTCGGAATCAAAACGAGAGGGATCTATATCGCTGCTCGAATTGCCGAACGTCTGAAACAACTCGAAAATATTGAAGTACCTGTAGGAGAACTTGATATCACATTGTATCGTGACGATAAAAAAGAAATCGCTCAAGAACCAGAATTGCATTCTTCAGATATTCCAGTCAGTTTAGAAGGAAAAGAAGTTATCTTGATCGATGATGTGTTATACACAGGACGGACGATCCGCGCTGCAATGGATGCGGTCATGGACTTTGGTCGTCCAAGAAAAATCTCACTAGCGGTTCTAGTTGATCGCGGACACCGAGAATTACCGATCCGCGCAGATTACGTAGGAAAAAATATTCCTACAGCAAAAAAAGAAGAAATCTTAGTAGAGATGCAAGAATTAGATGGACAAGATCGCATCATGATCTTAAACGAGGAAAAGTAG